The following proteins are co-located in the Bacillus pumilus genome:
- a CDS encoding hotdog fold thioesterase, producing MDVSGSNTLLEALGIEIVECNVSRCIATMPVDHRTKQPFGLLHGGASAALAETVASLGAAAHLDLTQQVCSGIEINANHLKSVRDGVVTATAVPVHVGRRTMVFQIDIKDDRDRHICTSRCTLAVIDRI from the coding sequence ATGGATGTGAGTGGATCAAATACACTGCTTGAGGCACTGGGGATTGAGATTGTCGAGTGCAATGTGTCACGATGCATTGCGACAATGCCGGTTGATCACCGAACAAAACAGCCATTTGGCTTACTGCACGGAGGGGCATCTGCTGCTCTAGCAGAAACGGTGGCGAGCTTGGGGGCTGCTGCTCATTTAGACTTAACTCAGCAGGTTTGCTCAGGTATTGAAATCAATGCCAATCATTTAAAATCTGTACGTGATGGAGTGGTGACAGCGACTGCTGTTCCTGTACATGTAGGGCGTCGTACAATGGTATTTCAAATCGATATAAAAGATGATCGAGATCGGCACATCTGTACGTCAAGATGCACACTTGCTGTCATTGATCGCATATAA
- the comX gene encoding competence pheromone ComX, whose amino-acid sequence MNIQNIIAYLIKNPSVVNELDLGNASLIHTDEQTMKAIIQGLKKGQMSAEYIWYYK is encoded by the coding sequence TTGAACATTCAAAATATCATTGCATATTTAATAAAAAATCCTAGTGTTGTGAATGAATTGGACTTAGGGAATGCAAGTTTAATTCATACAGATGAGCAAACAATGAAAGCAATCATTCAAGGATTAAAAAAAGGGCAAATGTCTGCAGAATATATATGGTACTATAAATGA
- a CDS encoding Na(+)/H(+) antiporter subunit F1, translating to MMELILQISLGILALSTLLFVIRVIKGPSIPDRVSALDAVGINLIGMTAIVSILLKTTTFFEIILLLGILAFIGTVAFSKFLEKGEVIENDRHR from the coding sequence ATAATGGAACTCATATTACAAATTTCACTTGGCATTCTCGCGCTATCTACCCTGCTTTTTGTCATCAGGGTCATCAAAGGGCCTTCAATTCCTGACCGTGTGAGTGCACTTGATGCGGTGGGAATCAATTTAATTGGAATGACAGCCATTGTTTCAATATTACTGAAGACGACCACGTTCTTTGAAATTATTTTACTGCTCGGTATCCTTGCTTTTATTGGCACTGTCGCTTTTTCTAAATTCCTTGAGAAAGGGGAAGTGATTGAAAATGATCGTCATCGCTAA
- a CDS encoding ATP-binding protein has product MKLTYTKLSVFLVFLSFLFVIYVSYIYVFDIFNGARVAENKNGQAEVVEVEYLSLAYTSGLEEGDIILKINGESALNKDHMINGELRNVQRIDIQRGNQIITLKNKTLIGQESLFVYLTPLILYSICLFCIFFIIRINKEAQRKSAFLLVLFLLTICIGYLSAGTSGIGDRFSHYVIVFCLSSVFIFYIHFIYQYFKEFDLHITTQKTIRFLYSLPVMNLVIEAFVPIDSVIARYMPSLNLVFFFASIIISFKVIINGMRKYKETEQGSVLKFFVMINIIAFFPFILLFAIPYVLFRIYVIDPFFLTSFVLLIPFSLVYQFMTNKLYNMDFLISRLRYYGFLAITPTIFVVVTFYILQKPEDLKYTLKLALITYTLMLAVFYFKEILDFRFRLKRFSEKHNYQDSIFKFTQLIREASSLNQVLYHLKYTILEVLVVNKAFVLEVKADGQIDEIDESTDDSKLWKEYVDQFQDVLGEVGKIIELDKGFMMKIGERGGHSFVICCLSNLQTPKLTRDEISWLKTLAFYTSVSLENVVKIEELMEHLEDLKQREANPAWLKKIMFAMEEKQRSDLARDLHDSVLQDLISLKRQSEMFLTNFQNDQCPTSIEHSLISWNEQMSKVIQTTRETCHELRPQLLYDLGLVKAVSKLTSQIQEEAPFHIRLNTTRFDKELDIDIDSQLNIYRIVQELLSNALKHSKANQVLVMLICIKDQVVLHYEDDGVGFDASQLDQHTKSMGLSGIRERVKALNGKLQIHTAPEKGLKVKIEMEL; this is encoded by the coding sequence ATGAAGTTAACTTATACGAAACTATCTGTTTTTTTGGTTTTTCTGTCTTTTTTATTTGTGATCTATGTTTCATATATTTATGTATTTGATATTTTTAATGGAGCACGTGTAGCGGAGAACAAGAACGGTCAAGCAGAGGTTGTCGAAGTTGAATATCTTTCTTTAGCCTACACATCAGGATTAGAAGAAGGAGATATTATACTTAAGATCAATGGTGAATCTGCCCTCAACAAAGATCATATGATCAATGGTGAGCTTAGAAATGTGCAAAGAATTGATATTCAAAGAGGCAATCAAATCATCACACTGAAAAATAAGACATTGATTGGTCAAGAAAGTTTATTTGTTTACTTAACTCCTCTTATACTTTATTCAATTTGTTTGTTTTGTATCTTCTTTATCATTAGAATTAACAAAGAAGCCCAACGAAAATCAGCATTTCTTTTAGTTTTATTCTTATTAACTATTTGTATCGGGTATCTTAGTGCAGGTACTTCAGGAATTGGCGATAGATTTAGCCATTATGTGATCGTATTTTGTTTATCCAGTGTATTTATCTTTTATATTCATTTCATTTATCAATATTTCAAAGAATTTGATCTGCATATAACGACTCAAAAAACGATACGCTTTTTATATAGTCTTCCAGTAATGAATCTGGTGATAGAGGCTTTTGTTCCTATTGATTCGGTGATAGCCAGATATATGCCAAGTTTAAATCTTGTATTCTTTTTCGCTTCTATAATCATTTCATTCAAAGTTATTATCAATGGAATGCGGAAATATAAAGAGACAGAGCAGGGATCTGTTTTAAAGTTTTTTGTCATGATTAATATAATAGCATTCTTTCCATTTATATTGTTATTTGCAATCCCTTATGTTTTGTTTCGTATTTATGTGATAGATCCATTTTTCTTGACTTCTTTTGTCCTACTCATTCCTTTTTCACTCGTGTATCAATTCATGACGAACAAACTTTATAATATGGACTTTTTGATTAGCAGACTTAGGTACTATGGCTTTCTAGCAATCACACCGACCATTTTTGTTGTAGTCACATTTTACATTCTGCAGAAACCAGAAGATCTGAAGTACACACTGAAGCTCGCACTAATCACCTATACACTCATGCTTGCTGTCTTCTATTTCAAAGAAATCCTAGATTTCCGCTTTCGTCTGAAGCGTTTTTCAGAGAAGCATAATTATCAGGACAGCATATTTAAATTTACGCAGCTCATTCGTGAGGCCTCGTCACTAAATCAAGTGCTGTATCATTTGAAATACACCATTTTAGAAGTGCTTGTTGTGAATAAAGCCTTTGTGCTTGAGGTCAAGGCTGATGGACAAATTGATGAAATTGATGAGTCGACAGATGACAGCAAGCTATGGAAAGAGTATGTGGATCAATTTCAAGATGTTTTAGGTGAAGTAGGGAAAATTATTGAGCTTGATAAAGGATTTATGATGAAAATTGGCGAGCGGGGCGGTCACTCGTTTGTGATTTGCTGTTTATCAAATTTACAGACACCGAAGCTGACTCGTGATGAAATTTCTTGGCTGAAAACATTGGCATTTTACACAAGTGTCAGCTTAGAAAATGTCGTCAAGATCGAAGAATTGATGGAGCATCTTGAAGATTTGAAACAGCGTGAAGCCAATCCCGCGTGGCTGAAAAAGATCATGTTTGCGATGGAAGAAAAGCAGCGCTCCGATTTAGCGAGGGATCTACATGATTCCGTGCTGCAGGATTTGATTTCGCTGAAAAGGCAGTCAGAAATGTTTTTAACGAATTTCCAAAACGACCAATGCCCAACGTCTATTGAACATTCGCTCATTTCATGGAATGAACAAATGTCTAAGGTCATTCAAACCACGAGAGAAACATGTCATGAGCTTCGGCCGCAGCTGCTTTATGATTTAGGTTTAGTGAAGGCGGTATCGAAGCTGACTTCTCAAATCCAGGAGGAAGCACCGTTTCACATTAGGCTGAATACGACACGCTTTGATAAAGAGCTGGACATTGATATTGACTCCCAGCTCAATATTTACCGGATTGTTCAGGAGCTGTTATCCAATGCGTTGAAGCACTCCAAAGCCAATCAAGTGTTAGTGATGCTCATTTGTATTAAAGATCAGGTTGTTCTTCACTACGAGGACGATGGAGTAGGATTTGATGCAAGCCAGCTTGATCAGCACACAAAAAGCATGGGCTTATCGGGAATAAGAGAACGTGTCAAGGCGTTAAATGGAAAGCTTCAAATTCACACAGCCCCCGAAAAAGGGCTCAAAGTGAAAATTGAAATGGAATTGTAA
- a CDS encoding Na+/H+ antiporter subunit E — protein MAFQILLNALLAFTWMFMNDTYTASGFVSGFVLGMVTIFILRRFFPQRFYGYALYAIFKLFIIFIRELLLANLSVLKTVLSPKLKIKPGIFAFRTDLKTDWEITILANMITLTPGTLVIDISDDRSILYIHAMDIEDAEKAIHDIRVSFEKAIQEVSSK, from the coding sequence ATGGCCTTTCAAATATTATTAAACGCTCTCCTCGCCTTTACCTGGATGTTTATGAATGATACATACACAGCCTCAGGCTTTGTATCAGGCTTTGTACTAGGGATGGTCACCATTTTTATACTGCGGCGATTCTTCCCGCAGCGTTTTTATGGCTATGCCCTTTATGCGATTTTCAAGCTCTTCATCATATTTATCAGGGAGCTGCTTCTTGCCAATTTGAGTGTACTAAAGACAGTGTTATCTCCAAAGCTTAAGATCAAGCCTGGTATCTTCGCCTTTCGTACAGACTTAAAAACGGATTGGGAAATCACCATACTTGCTAATATGATTACATTGACGCCAGGTACACTGGTCATTGATATTTCGGATGATCGTTCGATTCTATACATTCATGCGATGGATATTGAAGATGCTGAAAAAGCCATTCATGACATCCGTGTATCATTTGAAAAAGCCATTCAGGAGGTGAGCAGTAAATAA
- the mnhG gene encoding monovalent cation/H(+) antiporter subunit G, translating to MIVIAKAIVIFFILLGAILCLISAIGLLRLPDVYTRMHAASKASTLGVVLILVGVFFHEWFLAGVISAKILLGIVFIFLTAPVGAHLIGRAAYNTGVKMDKRSVQDDYGGFRNFVIKRKEDSYL from the coding sequence ATGATCGTCATCGCTAAAGCCATTGTGATCTTTTTTATCCTGCTTGGCGCGATCCTGTGTCTCATCTCAGCTATTGGTTTACTTCGCTTACCAGATGTTTACACACGTATGCATGCTGCATCAAAAGCATCGACACTTGGCGTTGTCCTCATTTTAGTTGGTGTGTTCTTTCACGAGTGGTTTCTTGCAGGCGTTATCTCTGCGAAAATCCTGCTTGGGATTGTTTTTATCTTCCTGACAGCACCAGTCGGCGCTCATTTGATCGGAAGAGCCGCCTACAATACTGGAGTCAAGATGGACAAACGCAGTGTACAAGATGATTATGGCGGTTTTCGTAACTTTGTGATTAAGCGGAAAGAAGATTCTTATTTATAA
- a CDS encoding Na+/H+ antiporter subunit D has product MNNLVILPILIPLLAATLLIFMNKNIMLSRGFSVFASLSAIICNLYLVQTIFTSGIQTLYLGGWKAPFGIALVADQFAALLVLTASIVGLVTVLFSFRTIGKERERLFYYSGVQFLLAGVSGAFLTGDIFNLFVFFELLLMASYMLIVLGGSKPQLRESLKYIVFNIISSALFIVGVACLYAVTGTLNMADLSVKIAESGQTGLITVISILFLIVFGLKAGVFPLYFWLPGSYHAPPAAISALFGALLTKVGLYAIARVFTLMFIHDTGFTHTLMAWLAALTVIFGVIGSIAYSDVQKIVIYNIVTAVGVILFGIAANTPASLQGAIYYLIHDMVIKGALFMLAGALFVYAGTNNLKKMGGLIQSQPLLGWMFFISALSLAGIPPLSGFVGKLKIVEGGFSAGHMTFSILVLLSSLLVLYSIMRIFMLAFWGEEQDLPRKKPSIKGMVYPGVLLVLLSLAIGLGTEFIAPYINQAAEMLSTPEKYIQAVLKE; this is encoded by the coding sequence ATGAATAATCTCGTGATCCTGCCTATTTTAATTCCATTACTAGCCGCGACACTATTGATTTTTATGAATAAGAACATCATGCTGTCGAGAGGCTTTAGTGTCTTCGCCTCTCTTTCAGCCATTATCTGTAATCTCTATTTGGTCCAAACGATTTTCACAAGCGGCATCCAAACACTTTATTTGGGCGGCTGGAAAGCCCCATTTGGGATTGCCCTTGTTGCCGACCAGTTTGCTGCACTCCTTGTGCTGACCGCTTCCATTGTTGGACTTGTCACAGTTCTCTTCTCCTTTCGAACAATTGGTAAAGAAAGAGAGCGGCTGTTCTATTACTCTGGCGTGCAGTTCTTGTTAGCTGGCGTCAGCGGTGCCTTTTTAACGGGAGATATTTTCAACCTGTTTGTATTCTTTGAATTACTGCTAATGGCATCTTACATGCTCATTGTGTTAGGCGGATCAAAGCCTCAGCTTCGTGAATCATTGAAATATATTGTATTTAATATCATCTCGTCGGCATTATTTATTGTCGGTGTGGCTTGCTTATATGCAGTCACTGGTACACTGAATATGGCTGATTTAAGTGTGAAAATAGCTGAATCGGGGCAAACAGGGTTAATTACCGTCATTTCCATTCTGTTCCTAATTGTATTTGGCTTAAAAGCTGGAGTCTTCCCGCTTTATTTCTGGCTGCCAGGATCGTATCATGCACCGCCGGCAGCGATTTCGGCTTTGTTTGGCGCACTGCTGACAAAGGTCGGCTTATATGCGATTGCCAGAGTCTTTACGTTAATGTTTATACATGATACAGGGTTTACACATACACTCATGGCTTGGCTTGCCGCACTAACGGTCATATTCGGTGTCATTGGGTCTATCGCCTATTCTGATGTGCAAAAGATCGTGATTTATAACATTGTCACAGCTGTTGGGGTCATTTTGTTTGGAATTGCAGCCAATACACCTGCATCACTCCAAGGCGCCATTTATTATCTCATTCACGATATGGTGATCAAAGGCGCATTATTTATGCTGGCAGGTGCACTGTTTGTGTATGCTGGTACCAATAATCTGAAAAAAATGGGCGGGCTGATTCAATCCCAGCCTCTCCTCGGCTGGATGTTCTTCATATCGGCTTTATCCCTTGCAGGTATTCCGCCGCTTAGTGGATTTGTTGGCAAGCTAAAAATTGTTGAAGGTGGATTTTCTGCTGGACACATGACATTTTCTATCCTTGTCTTACTGTCCAGTCTTCTTGTCCTTTATTCGATTATGAGGATTTTCATGCTCGCATTTTGGGGAGAAGAACAGGATCTGCCAAGAAAAAAACCATCGATTAAAGGAATGGTGTACCCTGGCGTACTGCTTGTCCTCTTATCGCTTGCGATTGGATTAGGGACAGAATTCATTGCCCCTTATATCAATCAAGCTGCGGAAATGCTTTCAACACCAGAAAAATATATTCAAGCTGTGCTGAAGGAGTAG
- a CDS encoding polyprenyl synthetase family protein, producing the protein MLNYLENTKIKQNMSDFIQHAVRQNDLQKLLHEFTDIKNEFPFGQLAYQHYEAFGGKDKQAITKLAAGIELLILSADILDDIEDQDNDSYPWMNVNQGVAINASTYLYTLSIQFITSICENNSQLIEKLFHLIKMSMEGQHEDLRHMHGTEEECLEVLRKKSGSLTALSSVLGVYLATREINSIVESYSIYYGVAEQISNDFFAVFSKKNGDLQKKQTLAFSYLKRRFNDASHELFEYFSGRLDESEQEPFQLKQKLLEAGLTQYMVSMREIMLLKMRQGIEQLDLPKKKKEQLYEFMTKEEGND; encoded by the coding sequence ATGCTAAACTATCTAGAGAATACAAAAATCAAGCAGAATATGTCTGATTTTATTCAACATGCAGTCAGGCAGAATGATTTACAAAAGCTGCTTCATGAATTTACAGATATAAAGAATGAATTTCCTTTTGGGCAATTGGCTTATCAGCATTATGAGGCATTTGGCGGAAAAGACAAGCAAGCGATTACAAAACTGGCAGCAGGGATTGAACTTCTCATATTATCAGCCGATATATTAGATGATATTGAAGATCAGGACAATGATTCGTATCCTTGGATGAACGTTAACCAAGGGGTGGCCATCAATGCTTCTACGTATTTGTACACATTAAGCATTCAATTCATCACATCAATATGTGAAAATAATTCTCAACTAATAGAGAAACTGTTTCACCTCATAAAGATGTCAATGGAAGGGCAACATGAGGATTTGCGTCATATGCATGGAACTGAAGAAGAGTGTTTAGAGGTTTTAAGGAAAAAATCAGGCTCATTAACAGCTCTTTCGAGTGTGCTAGGTGTTTATTTAGCGACAAGAGAAATCAATTCAATTGTCGAGTCTTATTCGATATATTATGGTGTTGCTGAACAGATCAGTAACGATTTTTTTGCGGTATTTTCGAAAAAAAATGGAGATTTGCAAAAAAAACAAACATTGGCATTCAGTTATTTAAAAAGGCGTTTTAACGATGCCAGTCATGAGCTTTTTGAATACTTTTCTGGTCGACTAGATGAGTCAGAGCAAGAACCTTTTCAACTGAAGCAGAAATTACTTGAGGCTGGTTTGACTCAGTACATGGTATCCATGAGAGAGATTATGCTGTTAAAAATGAGGCAAGGAATCGAACAACTTGATTTACCTAAAAAAAAGAAGGAACAATTATATGAATTTATGACAAAGGAGGAGGGCAATGATTGA
- the degQ gene encoding degradation enzyme regulation protein DegQ: MEKYEIEELKQLLWKLENEIRETTASLHNINKSIDQYDKYEYVKIS; the protein is encoded by the coding sequence ATGGAAAAGTATGAAATCGAAGAACTTAAACAATTATTGTGGAAACTTGAAAACGAAATTAGAGAAACAACGGCTTCTCTTCATAACATTAACAAAAGCATTGATCAATACGACAAATATGAATATGTGAAAATTTCTTAA
- a CDS encoding response regulator transcription factor: MKKILVIDDHPAVMEGTKSILESDQQLSVDCLSPDAEAAFLKTHDFSIYDVILMDLNLGDINGMDIAKQILETNQQVKIIIYTGYEVDDYFEEAIRAGLHGAISKTETKDKIIEYIHRTLQGEVVIQLSYLKKLISQQQEKPEQAQQTDHELLTERECLILREVEKGYTNQEIADVLHLSKRSIEYSLTSIFNKLNVGSRTEAVLIAKSESVL, encoded by the coding sequence ATGAAGAAGATATTGGTCATTGATGATCATCCGGCTGTCATGGAAGGGACAAAAAGCATATTAGAATCAGATCAGCAGCTATCAGTCGATTGTTTAAGTCCTGATGCAGAAGCCGCCTTTTTAAAGACGCATGACTTTTCCATCTATGATGTGATTTTGATGGATTTAAATCTCGGGGATATCAATGGAATGGACATTGCGAAACAAATTCTAGAAACAAACCAACAAGTGAAAATTATCATTTATACTGGGTATGAAGTAGATGATTATTTTGAAGAGGCCATTCGGGCTGGATTGCATGGTGCAATTAGTAAAACAGAGACAAAAGACAAAATTATTGAATACATACACCGCACATTGCAAGGAGAAGTTGTCATTCAGCTATCCTATTTAAAGAAATTAATTTCACAGCAGCAAGAAAAGCCAGAACAAGCGCAGCAGACCGATCACGAGCTGTTAACAGAGCGAGAGTGTCTAATCCTCAGAGAAGTGGAAAAAGGGTACACGAACCAAGAGATTGCCGATGTGCTTCATTTGAGCAAACGCTCGATTGAATACAGCTTGACCTCCATCTTTAATAAGCTGAATGTTGGATCTCGAACAGAAGCGGTGTTAATTGCAAAATCTGAAAGTGTACTGTAA